The genomic interval ACTTCGTCTCGATCGACGTCGTGAACGCCGCCGGGCTCACCGGCAACGTGGCCCGCCTCTCCGGTGCCGCCGTCCAGGCCAGCGACCCGGGCACCACCGCCCTCGCCGACGTCACCAGCCCGCTGCGGGACGAGGGCGTCGACGTCAAGGCGACGATCAACGGCGTCAACGCGACCGGCAAGGGCCTCGAGGCGAAGATCAGCACCGACTTCCTCGACGTCGCGGTGGAGCTCAAGGAGTCCGGCAACACCGTCGGCAAGAACGAGGCCGCGACGATCACCGGCGGCGGGGCGACGTTCAACCTCGGGCCCAACGTCGACATCGGCAACCAGGTCTCGATCGGCATCAACAACGTCGCCGCCCGCAACCTCGGCCGCGTCGGCTCGGACACCCTCGCCAGCCTCTCCTCGGGCAGCGGCCTCAACGTGGTCGACGGCGACCTCACCCAGGCCCAGAAGGTCGTCAACGCGGCCATCACCGAGGTCGCCGGCCTCCGCGGCCGCCTGGGCGCTTTCCAGAAGAACACCGTCGGCTCGACCATCCGCAGCCTCGGCGTCGCCCTGGAGAACACCTCCGCCGCCGAGTCGTCGATCCGCGACACCGACTTCGCCGCCGAAACCGCCGCCCTCACCCGGGCCCAGGTCCTCCAGCAGGCCGCGACCAGCACCTTGAGCCTCGCGAACAGCGCCCCGCAGAGCGTGCTCGGCCTCCTGTAAGCGGGCCTCCCCAATTCACGCATCACCCGACCTGCCCCGCGGGGCGGAGGGTGGAGAAAACCCCCGGGCTCGCTTCTAACGGCGGGCCCGGGGTTTCGCTTGCGCCGCGGACCGCGGCCGTTTTCCGGCCCGGATGCCCGCGGTCCGCGGCGGGGTCCGCGGCCGGTGGGGCGGAGGTCCGACGCCGGGGCGTCGGAGACGCCCGCCTCCGCGGGAAGGGGCGGGAGCGTCGGGACCACGCGGCGGGAGCAGCCGCTAGGCTGAGGCCCGACGCCTCCTGGAGAGGCGGTCGGGCCCGGTGCGCGGGCGGGCACGTGAACCGGGTCAGGCCTTGACCGGAGCAGCCCTAAGCGTCGTCCGCCCGGCGCCGCCGGTGTTCTGACCGTCTCTCCAGCGGGCCTCCCGGCCCCGCCCGTCCCCCGCCCCGAACCGCCCGCCCCACCCGCTCGATATGGCTTACACGGTCCTGGCACGCCGGTACCGGAGCCAGCGGTTCGCGGGCGTGATCGGCCAGCAGCCGGTTGCCGAAACGCTCAAGAACGCCATCGCCTCGGGGCGGGTGGCGCACGCCTACCTCTTCTGCGGGACCCGCGGCGTCGGCAAGACGTCGATGGCGCGGCTCTTCGCCCGGGCGCTCAACGCGCCCGATACGGTGGAGGACGCGCCCCGGGCGGAGGGCGTCGCGTACCCGCCCGAAGACGTGCAGGAACGGATGGCCCAGGCGATCATGTCCGGGCAGGACATGAACGTCGTGGAGATCGACGGGGCGAGCAACAACTCGGTCGACAACGCCCGGCAGCTCATCGCCAACGCCGGTCTGTCGCCCACCGCGAACGCGCTCTACAAGATCTACATCATCGACGAGGTCCACATGCTCTCGGGCGCGGCGTTCAACGCCCTGCTCAAGACGATGGAGGAGCCGCCGCCGCACGTGAAGTTCATCCTGTGCACCACCGAGGCGCACAAGGTTCCCCCCACGATCCAGTCGCGCTGCCAACGGTTCGAGTTCCGCGACATCCCGACCGCGCAGATCGCCGAGCACCTCCGCGGCGTGCTCGACGGGGAGCAGACCCAAGCCTCCGACGAGGTGCTCTGGCAGGTGGCCCGGCTCGGCCGCGGCTCGATGCGGGACGCGCTGTCGCTGATGGACCGCCTGCTCGCCACCGGGGAGAACCCGCTGACGCCCCGGGTGCTCAGCGACATGCTCGGGCTGCCCCAGCAGTCGCTGGTCACCGGGCTGGTCTCGGCGATGGCGGCCGGCGACCTGCCCGGCACGCTGGAGGGCACGGCCGAGCTGCTGGGCCGGGGCGTCGGGCAGGACCAGCTCACCGAGGTGCTCATCGAGTTCCTGCGCAACCTCATGCTGATCGCGGCGTGCGGCCCCGGCAGCGAGCTCGTCGAGCTCTCCGAGGACGTGAAGCCCGAGGCGGCGGAGCTGGCGGAACGCTTCGACGCCGCCGGGCTCGTGCACATGATGACGCTGCTGGAGAACCTGCAGCGGTCGGCGAAGAGCTCGCCCACGCCGCGCGCCCTGCTCGACGCGACCGTGGTGCGGCTGGCGCTCTCCGAGAAGGTCGCCGACGTGGCGGGCCTGCTGGCCGGTCCGGGCGGTCCGGGCGGCCCGGACGGTCCGGGCGGAAAAAAAAAAGCCTGACCGCCGCTGAAGCGGCGGGGCGGCCGGCCCCGTCCGCACCGCCCGCTCCCCGCCCGCCCGCGCCCGCTTCCGTGCCGGCCGCGGTCCCGCCCCCGGCCGTCGCGGCCCCGCGCCCGCCGGCGGAGCGGGCGCAGCCGGACACCTCCGACCCCGCCGCGGCCTGGGCGGCCGTGGTCGCCGCGCTGGAGGCCCACAACGCGTGGGCCTGGCTCGACCAGGTCGCTCTCGCTTCCGGCGGCGACGACGCGGGCGTGCTGTGCCTGCGCATCCGCCCCCGGCCCGCCGCCGCCGGTGTTTCCCGCCTCGCCACGCCCGACCGACTCGATCGGCTCGCCGCGCAGGCCACCGCCGTCCTCGGCCGCCGCACGCGGATCACCCTCGTCGCCCACGAGCGGCCCGCCGCCTCCCCCGGCCCCGGCCCCGGCGCCGCCCACGCCGCCGCCGGGGCCCTGGGCAGCCGGGTCGCCGCCGAAGCCGCCGAGGCCAACGCCCAACGCCAGGAGGCGATGGGCCGCCCGCTGGTCCGGGCCGTGCTCTCGGTCTTCCCCGACGCCGTGCTCGTCCGGGCGGAGAAGAAGAAGCGGAGGCCGGGCGCCCAAGCGGAGCCGGAGGCCACGGACGCCTGATCCGCATCCCAAGACAATGAGAAGCGTCCGTCGATGCGCCGGCGGGGTGCCACGCCGCTTGCGGGGTGGGGTGTCCGCAGGGCACGCGGCCCGTCCGTGCCCGCGCTGGCGTCGCCTCCGGCGACCGCCACCTCGCAAGCGGCGTGGCACCGAGGGTGCCGAGTATCCGGCCCCAGGAGGTGGGTCGAAGGCGGAGCCCGCTTCCGGGCGGGCGTGGCACCCCGGCGTGCGGGTCACTTGCCCGGGTTCGTCCAGGCGTTGTCGCGGCGGAAGGTCTCGAGGTAGCGGCCGTGCTGGCCGCTGGCGGAGTTGCGGACCGAGGTCACCAGCCGCTGCACGTGCGGGTCGTGGGGGTACGCGTCCTCGAGGGCGTCGCAAGCGGCGTCGGTCCGGCCGACGCCGCCGGAGTCCGCCCGCGAGCTGTACAGCCGGCGGAACGCGTCACGCAGGTGCAGCCGGCTGTCGTCGCCGATGCCCTGCCGCTTGAGGCCCACGGAGTTGAGCCGGCGGACCTCGGCGGGGTTGCCCTCGATCGTCATGAACGGCGGCGAGTCCTTGGTGACGCGGGTCATGCCGCCGACGAAGCCGTGCCCGCCGATCGTCACGAAGTGGTGGATCGCCGAGGCGCCGCCCACGGTCACGTGGTCCTCGACGAGCACGTGACCGGCCATCTGCACGCCGTTGGCGAGCACGACGTGGTTGCCGACGCGGCAGTCGTGGGCGACGTGCACGTACGCCATCAGCAGGTTGTGGTTGCCGACGCGGGTCTGGCCGCGATCGTTGGCGGTGCCCTTGTGCAGGGTCACGCTCTCGCGGATCTCGTTGTGGTCGCCGATCACCAGCTCCGTGTCCTCGCCTCCGAACTTCAAGTCCTGCGGATCGCCGCCGAGCACCGCGTTGGGCCAGACGGTGTTCCCCTCGCCCATCGTGGTGCGGCCGGTGACGGTGACGTGCGAGATGAGCGTGGTGCCGGCGCCCAGGCGGGCCTTGGGACCGACCCAGCAGAACGGCCCGACGCGCGCGTCTTCCGCGAGCTGGGCGCCGGGTTCGATGATGGCGGTGGCGTGGATCGTGGGCATGACGGGGGCCCCGGGAGGAGCGTCTCCTTTCTCGACCGGCTTCAGCTCTGGTCGTCGTCGACCAGCATGAACTTCACTTCCGCCTCGGCGGCGACCTCCTCGGCGACGTAGGCCCGGCACCGCATGTGCGCGATGCGGCTGCGGATGCGGACGGCCTCGGCCTCGAGGATGAGCTGGTCGCCGGGGGTGACGGTGCGGCGGAGCTTGACGCGGTCCAGCGAGAGCATGATCGGAAGCTTGCCCACCTGCTCGAGGCTCTGGCCGATCAGCACCCCGGAGAGCTGAGCCATCGCCTCGACGATCAGCACGCCGGGCATGATCGGCGTGCCGGGGTAGTGGCCCTGGAAGAAGGGCTCGTTGATTGTCACGTTCTTGACGCCCAACGCCCGGCGGTCGCCGTCGATCTCCAGCACGCGGTCGACCAGCAGCATCGGGTAGCGGTGGGGCATCATCCGCAGCAGCCGGCGGACGTCGGCGACGTTCGCGGTCCGGGCGAGCTCCATCCGGCCCTGCCGCCGCCCCTGCGTCACCAGCGCCCGGGCCAGCTCGTGGTTGAGGGGGTGGCCGGAGCGGCGTGCGATGACGCGGCCGCGGATCGGCGAGCCCACCAGGGCGAGGTCGCCGAGGAGGTCGAGGATCTTGTGGCGGACCGGCTCGTCGGCGAAGCGGAAGGCGTTGCCGCCCAGCGGCCCGTCCTCGCCGATGACCAGCACCTCGGAGGGCGAGAGGTGGGCGAACAGGCCCTGGGCGAGGGCGGCCTTCGCCTCCGCCTCGAGGCTGAAGGTGCGCGAGGGGGCGATCTGATCGCGGTAGTCGTCGCCGTGCGTGCGGAACTGCTGCAGCTGCCGGCCGATCAGCGCGTTCTGCGGGCTGTAGTCCAGCTGGTAGGTGAGGTCCAGCCCGGGGTCGTGCGACGGCAGCGCCACCAGCTCGGCCTCGTCCTGCACGATGGTCACCGGCTCTTCGACCACCAGGTAGCGGCGGGCGGCCGCCTGCTCCCGCACGCCCGCCGAGGCGATGGCCTCGTAGAAAGGCAGCGCCGAGCCGTCGACGCCCGGCACCTCGGCCGCGTCGAGGTCGATGATCAGGTTGTCGATGGACCAGCCGGCGACGGCGGAGAGCACGTGCTCGCAGGTCTCGATCACCGCCTCGCCGAGCTTGAGCGCCGTCCGCCGCGAGCGCTTCACGACGTGATCCACCAGCGCCGGGACCGTCGCGTTCCCCAGGTCGGTGCGGCGGAAGACGATCCCGTGGTTCTCGGGGGCCGGGCGGAAGGTGAGCTCGGCGTCCTTGCCGTGGAACAGCCCCTTCCCGGCGATGCCGACCGGTTCTGCGATGGTCTTCTGTGTCTCCATGGCGCCCGCGGGAGCGGGTCGGGATCCTAGAGGATCGCGGTGCGGCTTGTGGCCCCCGAGCACGCCGCAAGCGAGGGCCCGACGCGACCCGCGGACCGCCCGCCGCAGAACCGCGCGGACGCGACGGTCCGCGGATCCGTGGCGGTTCTCGGGCAGGAGGCGGACCGCCCGCCCGCCCACCCCTCCGCCGAGCGGCCGCGCCCGGGCTCCCCCGGCATCGCGATACGCTGGAAGCATGACCGCGGACGAAATCGCCGGGCACATGAAGACCGGCGAGTTCGAGTTCCTCGACTGCCGCTTCCTCGACTTCCCGGGCCTCTGGCAGAACTGCACCTACACCGCCAGCGAGGTCGACGCCGACCGCCTCGCCGGCGGCTTCGGCTTCGACGGCAGCGCGATCCGCGGCTGGCAGGCGATCAACGAGTCGGACATGCTCCTGGTGCCCGACTGCGACACCGCCCGACGCGACCCCTTCGCCGAGCGGGCGACGCTCGCGGTGATCTGCGACGTCCGCGACCCGGTGACCAAGAAGACGTACGGCCGCGACCCCCGGGCCGTCGCGAAGAAGGCGCAGAAGCACCTGGAAGCCACCGGGATCGCCGACACCGCGCACTTCGGGCCCGAGCTGGAGTTCTTCCTCTTCGACCGCGTCCGCTTCGACCAGACGACCAACGCCGCCTGGTACGAGGTGGACTCGGCCGAGGGCGTGTGGAACCGCGGCAGCGACCACCCCGGCAACCGCGGCCACCAGATCCCGATCCGCCAGGGCTACTTCCCCTGCCCGCCGGTCGACACGATGCACGACCTGCGCGGCGAGATGGCGGCGACGATGCAGAGCCTGGGCATCCGCGTGGAGTGCCACCACCACGAGGTCGCCACCGGCGGGCAGCAGGAGATCGACCTCCGCTTCGACGCGCTCCTGCCGATGGCCGACAAGTGCATGTTCTACAAGCACGTGGTCAAGCGGGTGGCCGCCAACCACGGGCGCGTCGCCACGTTCATGGCCAAGCCGCTGCTCGGCGACAACGGCAGCGGGATGCACACGCACTTCTCGCTGTGGAAGGACGACGAACCGGTCTTCGCCGGCCGCCGCTACGCCGGGCTCTCGCAGCTGGGGCTCTGGGCGATCGGCGGCATCCTCCGCCACACGCCGTCGCTGCTGGCCTTCTGCGCCCCCGGCACCAACAGCTACAAGCGGCTCGTGCCCGGCTTCGAGGCGCCCGTCTCGCTGGTCTACTCCTCGCGGAACCGCTCCGCCGCGATCCGCATCCCGCGCTACGACGACCGGCCGGGCTCCAAGCGCCTGGAGTTCCGTTGCCCCGACCCCAGCGCCAACCCGTACCTCGCCTTCTCCGCGATCCTGATGGCGGCGCTGGACGGCATCCAGAACGAGATCGACCCCGGCGACCCGGTCGACCTGGACCTCTACGACCTCGAGCCCGAACGATTCGCGGCCATCCCCCGCACGCCGGCCACGCTCGACGAGGCCCTCTCCGCCCTCGACGCCGACCGCGGCTACCTGCTCGCCGGCGACGTGTTCCCCGCCGACCTGATCGACGGCTGGATCGCGTACAAGCGGCAGCACGAGGTCGATGCGCTGCGGGCCCGCCCGCACCCGCACGAGTTCGAGATGTACTTCCACAGCTAGGGGATTCCATCCCGCGGGCGCGGCGTCGCGGCCGCGCCCCCGCGTCAGCGGCGCAGCCCCAGCTTGGTGATGAGGGCCTGGTAGCCGGGGCGGTCCTTGCGCTGCAGGTAGGTCAGCAGCCGGCGGCGGCGGGAGACCATCTGGAGCAGGCCGCGCTGGCTGGAGAAGTCGTGGCGGTGCTGCTTGAGGTGCTCGGTCAGCGACTTGATGCGCTCGGTGAGGATCGAGATCTGGACCTCCGGGCTGCCGGAGTCGTTCGCCGATCGCTGGCTGTCCGCGATCACTTCCTTCTTGCGGGCCGTCGTGATGCTCATGGGGTTCGCCTTTCCAGCGAGGTGTCGCCGCGGGGGACAGCCGGAAACGCTCCAGCCGGTCGCCCCGGGCCGCCGCGCAGTGTAACGGAGGGACGGACGGACGCTTCCAGGGGCCCGCTGCCCCCGACGAAGCGAAGAGACGGAGGCGAGGAAGCGCTCCGCCCACGCCCGGCTCGGTCGGCCGGTGGCGCAGACGACCGCGTTCTCGGCGGCCACGCCGCGGCTCTGGCCGGTCGTCTGGGTCGCGCGGTGGCGGCTGCGCCGGCGTGGAAGCGCAAGCGGCGAGGCGGAGCGGCCCAGCCGCTCCGCCTCGCCTCGCCTCACCCCGCTCGGCGCGACGCTCTTAGGCCTTCCGCCAGCCGCCGCCCGCGCCGCGGCGGCCGTTGGACACGGCGTTGCCCTCGCGCTTGAGCTTCAGGAGCGCCGAGGTGGGGTCGAATCCGACCTTCTCGGTGATGTCGCTCTTGGGGACGAACGCGGCGCTGGCACGCGGCAGCGCCTTCAGCACGGCGGCGGTCTCTTCGGCAAGGGTTTCGGAGCTCTTGCGGTTGCGGCGGCCGTCCGTCTTCTGTGCGGCCGCGGAGGAGCGGGTCTCGCCCTTGGGCTTGAGCTTCACCGGGACACGCAAGCCGTTGGTGACGACGACGAGGGCCTCGGCCACCAGCCGCAGGTTCTCCTTCTTCTGGCTGGCGTTGCTCACCGAGAGGTTGCGGAGGCTTTCATCGAGCACCTCGCTCGCCGCCTTGTAGGCCGGGTCGTCTTCCCCGAGGCTTTCGCGGACGCTCTGGCGGCGGCGTTCGATGGCAACGCGTTGCTCTTCGGTGGCGTTGGCGCCCGGAGAGGGCTGCGCGACGAAGTCTTCGACGAGGGGGGTGAGGGCGGCGCGGATCTTATCGGATAGCTGTTCTTTTGTCATCTGAGGGTTGGCGGAGCCGTTGGCGTCATGAAGCGGCGAATGTCGCATCTCCGAACGATAGGAAAGCGATGGGATCGCCCGGATTCCCGCGGCACGATAGCGCTTCGTCGGGCGTTGTGCAAACGGCGTACGCGATGCGCGGCGCGGCCGCGGCGGGCGAGCGGTCGCTGCGCGTAGGGTTGGAGCATGACCGCGAATCCCGCGCCCGCCGCTCCGCCCGCCGAACGCTACGCCCGCTCCGCGGCATCGCACGCCGAGGCGAAACGCTACATGCCCGGCGGGGTGAACTCGCCGGTCCGCGCCTACCGCGCCGTCGGGCGCGAGCCCGTGACGATCCGCAGCGGGGCCGGGGCTTGGGTCACCGACGTCGACGGCAACCGCTATGTGGACTACGTCGGCAGCTACGGTCCGCTGATCCTCGGCCACGCGGCGCCGCAAGTGCTTGCCGCCGTGGGCGAAGCGATGCGCAACGGGACCACCTTCGGGATGCCCACCGAGGCGGAGACGCGGCTGGCCCGAACCGTGGTGGACGCGGTGCCCGGCGTCGACGTCGTGCGTTTCGTGAACTCCGGCACCGAAGCCGCGATGTCGGCGTTGCGCCTGGCGCGGGCGGCGACGGGCGGGCACCGCGTGATCAAGTGCATCGGCTGCTACCACGGCCACACCGATGCGATGCTGGTCTCCGCGGGCTCGGCGGCGACCTCGCTGGGTGTGCCCAGCAGCCCGGGCGTGCCCGCGGCGGTGGCGGCGTCCACGCTGCTCGTGCCCTTCAACGACCTGGACGCGGTGGAGCGGGCCATGGCCACCCACCGCGGCGAGATCGCGTGCATGGCCGTCGAGCCGATCGCGGGAAACATGGGGCTGGTCCCGCCGGCGCCGGGGTACCTGCAGGGGCTCCGCGCCCTGTGCGACCGCTTCGGCGTCCCGCTGCTCTTCGATGAGGTGATGACCGGCTTCCGCGTCGATCACGGCTGCGCCCAGGGGCTGTACGGCGTCACGCCCGACCTCACGTGCCTGGGCAAGGTGGTCGGCGGCGGCCTGCCGTGCGCGGCCTACGGCGGCCGGGAGGAGCTGATGCGCCAGGTCGCGCCCGACGGGCCGGTCTACCAGGCCGGAACGCTCTCGGGCAACCCCCTGGCGATGGCGGCGGGGCAGGCGCAGCTCGACGCGCTCGCCGCGGACGGCTTCGCCGCGTACCGCCGGCTCGAGGCGGCGTCGGCACGCCTCGAAGAAGGCCTCCGCGGCCTCGCCGCCGACGCCGGCTGCCCGCTCACGACCACCCGCGTCGGCTCGATGCTCGGCGTCTTCTTCGTCGAGGAGGACGGCAGCCCCGTCCGCGACTACGCCGACGCCACGGCGCAGTCGACGCGGCGGTACGCCGCCTTCTTCGGCGCCATGCTCGACGCCGGCGTCATCCTCGCCCCCGCCGCCTTCGAGTGCTGGTTCGTCTCGACGGCGCACGACGACGAAGCCATCGAGCACACGCTCGCCGCCGCCGGGCCGGCCTTCGCGGCCGCGGCGGCGACGCCGTTCCGCTCGGCGGAGGTCCGCTCGCCGGAGGCGGACGCGTAGCGACTTACGCTCCCCGCCCCATGCCGGAAGCCTCCCCCAAGAAGACGATCCTCGCCGCCGACAAGCTCGCCCCCGAGGGGTTGGATTGGATCCGCAGCCAGCCCGACGCGGAGCTGCTCGAGAAGCCGGGGCTGTCCGAGGCGGAGTACGCGGCGATCCTCAGAGGCGGCGGCGTGCACGCGATGATCGTGCGCTCGGCCATCACGGTGTCCGCCGGGGTGCTCGCGGATCCAGGGGACCTGGCCGTGATCGCGCGGGCCGGCGTGGGCGTCGACAACATCGACATCCCCGCCGCGACGGCCAGGGGCATCCTCGTCGTCAACACCGCGGAGGCCTCGACCATCACCACCGCCGAGCACGCCTTCACGCTGCTCGCGTCGCTGCTGCGGAACATCGCTCCGGCGGCGGCTTCCATGCGGGAGGGCCAGTGGGACCGCTCCAAGTTCCAGGGCCGCCAGCTGCACGGCATGACGCTGGGCGTCGTCGGCCTGGGCCGCATCGGCCGGACGGTGGCCGAGCGGGCGCTGGCCTTCGGCATGAAGGTCGTCGGGCACGACCCCTTCGTGCACGCGGACCTGCAGATCGACGGCCACACCGTGCGGACCTTCCGCAGCTTCGCGGAGCTGGCGCCGCACGCGGACGCCGTCACCTTCCACGTGCCCAAGACCGCGGAAACCACCGGCATGCTCGACGAAGCGTCGTTCGCGCTCTGCCGCGACGGCGTCTTCGTGGTCAACGCCTCCCGCGGCGGCATCGTCGACGAGCAAGCCCTGGTGGCGGCGCTGGGCAGCGGCAAGTGCGGCGGGGCCGCGTTGGACGTCTACACCAGCGAGCCTCCGCCGGCCGACAGCCCGCTGCGATCGGCTCCGCGCCTGCTGCTCACGCCCCACCTGGGCGCGAGCACGCAGGAGGCGCAGACCGCGGTCTCGGTCGAGGCGGCCAAGGCGTGCATGGCCTACCTGCGGGGGGAGGGGATCTCCGGTGCGGTCAACGCGGGCGGCGTCCGCGTCGACCTGTCGCCGCGGCAGCGGGCCTTCGTCGAGCTGGCGGGGAAGATGGCGACGCTGCTGTCGCCGATGATCACCCGCGGCATCGCCGGCGTGGAGGTGGCGCTCGACGGCGACGACCTCGCGCCCGCCGCGGGCACCGTCGAGCGGACCGTGCTCGTCGGCCTGCTCCAGCGTCACCTCGCCTCGGCGCTGAACGTCATCAACGTCGCCGACGTGGCGGAGAAGCGCGGCATCCGGGTCACCACCCGCAGCTCCGGCGGCGACCCCGGCGGCGGCAAGCTCACGCTGACCGTGCACGGCCCCGCCGATGCGGTCGACGCGAGCACCGAGGCGGCCGACCGCAGCCGCCGGATCGTCGGCCGCGTGTACGCCGACGGCGCCCCGCGCGTCGTGGAGGTCAACGGCTACGCGATGGACATGGTGCCCGCCGGCGCGATGGTGCTGATCCAGAACGAGGACAAGCCGGGGATCATCGGCGCCGTCGGCACGGCCTTCGGATCGGCCGGCGTGAACATCGCCGACATGACCATCTCCCGGCGGTCCCGCGAGGGTGAGCACGTGGCGACGGCGCTCATGCTCCTCAAGCTCGACGCCGCCGCGCCGGCGGGATTGCTCGCGGACCTGGAGGCCCTGCCGGCGGTGCGGAAGGTCGCCGCGGTGCAGGTCTAGACGGCGCCGCATCGGCCCGGGCGCGCGACCGGGCGGGCGTGTCGAGCGAGCGCCAGAGCAGCCACGCCGCGAGCGTGCGGTGCGGACGCCACCGCTCGCCGATGGCGGCGGTCTCCCGGGCCGTTGGCCGCTGGGCCAGGCCGAGCACGCGGCCGGTGGCGATGCGGATCGCGAGGTCGTCCACCGGCCAGACGTCCGGTCGGGCGGCCCCGAAGATCAGCCACATCTGCGCGGTCCAGCGGCCGACCCCGCGGACCGCGGTGAGCGCGGCGACCGCCTCGTCGTCTCCCATGCGGTTGAGCTTCCGCGCGTCCAGCCGGCCCCCGGCGAAGTGCTCCGCGAGGTCGACCAGGTACGACTTCTTCTGGCGCGACAGCCCGCAGAAGCGGAGCGTGTCGTCGTCGAGGCTCCCGTCGCGGCACGCCGCGAGGACGCTCGCGGGCGTCGCCCGGCCGGCGTGCGCCTCGAAGCGCGCGAACAGCGTCGCCGCCCCCTTGGCCGAGAGTTGCTGCGCGAAGACGGCGCGGGCCAGCCGGCGGAACACGCCCCGCTCCGGGGCGAAGGGGCACGGCGGCGCGCTCGCGATCAGCGGGCCCAGGTGCGGGTCTGTGCGGAGGGCCCGGGTGCCGGCGTCCCACCGGGAGGAGGCGGGTTCGGGCATCCCCGCAACGTAGCCGGCGGCGGCGCACCACGCCCGGCTTCCGGGGCGCCTCCGCGGGCGGGTCGTGCGCCCCGCTCCGTCGGCCGCGTCGCCCCGCGGAGGCGGGGTGGCTCCGTCTTCTCGCGAAGGACACACCCCGCGGACGCAGGCCGATCCGGAAGCGGCGCACGATGCTCTAGCTTCTCCGCATGGATCAGCCGCGACGACGGAACCTGCACTTCCAGAAGCTCGACGACCTCGTCGCCGACGCCCGGGCGGTCGCCCTGCACCCGCACGAAACCACCGGGAACTGGAACGCCTCGCAGATCCTGCTGCACGTCGCGGCGCTGATCGGCGTGGCCAACCGCGGGACCGACGTCCGCCTGCCGCTGCCGGTCCGGCTCGTGGGGAAGGCGTTGAGAGCGTTCGGGATCCACCGCCGCGAGATCCGCGCCGGGATCAAGGCGCCACCGGCGCTGATGGCAGAGAACGACGCCAACGCTTGCGTGCCGGTGGAGGAGGCGGTGGCCACGCTGGAGCGCGAGGTGGCCGAGGCCCAGGCCAAGCCGATGTCGCACCCGAGCCCGCTCTTCGGGAAGCTCAGCCACGACGACTGGGTGGCCCTGCACTGCCGCCACGCCGAGCTGCACTTCTCGTTCCTCCAGCCGACGCCCGATCCGGTCGCGGGTGCGCCGACCGGCGGCGGCTGAACCGACTTCTTCAGCCTCTGGCCGTTTTGCGGTACGCCGCCTGCATCGCCGCCGAGACGGTCGGGTAGGTCAGCACGGCGTCGCAGAGCCGGCTCTGCGAGCAGCCCTCGTGGATCGCGACCGCGAAGACGTTGACGACCTCCTCGCTCTCGGGCCCGGCGAGGTGGGCGCCGATCAGGCGGCGATCGGCGTCGAAGATCAGCTTGTAGAAGGCGTGCTCCACGCCGAGCTGGCGGTAGAACTTCTTGGTGGTGAGGTCGCCGCTGGC from Phycisphaera mikurensis NBRC 102666 carries:
- the lpxC gene encoding UDP-3-O-acyl-N-acetylglucosamine deacetylase, which translates into the protein METQKTIAEPVGIAGKGLFHGKDAELTFRPAPENHGIVFRRTDLGNATVPALVDHVVKRSRRTALKLGEAVIETCEHVLSAVAGWSIDNLIIDLDAAEVPGVDGSALPFYEAIASAGVREQAAARRYLVVEEPVTIVQDEAELVALPSHDPGLDLTYQLDYSPQNALIGRQLQQFRTHGDDYRDQIAPSRTFSLEAEAKAALAQGLFAHLSPSEVLVIGEDGPLGGNAFRFADEPVRHKILDLLGDLALVGSPIRGRVIARRSGHPLNHELARALVTQGRRQGRMELARTANVADVRRLLRMMPHRYPMLLVDRVLEIDGDRRALGVKNVTINEPFFQGHYPGTPIMPGVLIVEAMAQLSGVLIGQSLEQVGKLPIMLSLDRVKLRRTVTPGDQLILEAEAVRIRSRIAHMRCRAYVAEEVAAEAEVKFMLVDDDQS
- the glnA gene encoding type I glutamate--ammonia ligase translates to MTADEIAGHMKTGEFEFLDCRFLDFPGLWQNCTYTASEVDADRLAGGFGFDGSAIRGWQAINESDMLLVPDCDTARRDPFAERATLAVICDVRDPVTKKTYGRDPRAVAKKAQKHLEATGIADTAHFGPELEFFLFDRVRFDQTTNAAWYEVDSAEGVWNRGSDHPGNRGHQIPIRQGYFPCPPVDTMHDLRGEMAATMQSLGIRVECHHHEVATGGQQEIDLRFDALLPMADKCMFYKHVVKRVAANHGRVATFMAKPLLGDNGSGMHTHFSLWKDDEPVFAGRRYAGLSQLGLWAIGGILRHTPSLLAFCAPGTNSYKRLVPGFEAPVSLVYSSRNRSAAIRIPRYDDRPGSKRLEFRCPDPSANPYLAFSAILMAALDGIQNEIDPGDPVDLDLYDLEPERFAAIPRTPATLDEALSALDADRGYLLAGDVFPADLIDGWIAYKRQHEVDALRARPHPHEFEMYFHS
- the lpxA gene encoding acyl-ACP--UDP-N-acetylglucosamine O-acyltransferase; its protein translation is MPTIHATAIIEPGAQLAEDARVGPFCWVGPKARLGAGTTLISHVTVTGRTTMGEGNTVWPNAVLGGDPQDLKFGGEDTELVIGDHNEIRESVTLHKGTANDRGQTRVGNHNLLMAYVHVAHDCRVGNHVVLANGVQMAGHVLVEDHVTVGGASAIHHFVTIGGHGFVGGMTRVTKDSPPFMTIEGNPAEVRRLNSVGLKRQGIGDDSRLHLRDAFRRLYSSRADSGGVGRTDAACDALEDAYPHDPHVQRLVTSVRNSASGQHGRYLETFRRDNAWTNPGK
- the hemL gene encoding glutamate-1-semialdehyde 2,1-aminomutase; protein product: MTANPAPAAPPAERYARSAASHAEAKRYMPGGVNSPVRAYRAVGREPVTIRSGAGAWVTDVDGNRYVDYVGSYGPLILGHAAPQVLAAVGEAMRNGTTFGMPTEAETRLARTVVDAVPGVDVVRFVNSGTEAAMSALRLARAATGGHRVIKCIGCYHGHTDAMLVSAGSAATSLGVPSSPGVPAAVAASTLLVPFNDLDAVERAMATHRGEIACMAVEPIAGNMGLVPPAPGYLQGLRALCDRFGVPLLFDEVMTGFRVDHGCAQGLYGVTPDLTCLGKVVGGGLPCAAYGGREELMRQVAPDGPVYQAGTLSGNPLAMAAGQAQLDALAADGFAAYRRLEAASARLEEGLRGLAADAGCPLTTTRVGSMLGVFFVEEDGSPVRDYADATAQSTRRYAAFFGAMLDAGVILAPAAFECWFVSTAHDDEAIEHTLAAAGPAFAAAAATPFRSAEVRSPEADA
- the dnaX gene encoding DNA polymerase III subunit gamma/tau, translating into MAYTVLARRYRSQRFAGVIGQQPVAETLKNAIASGRVAHAYLFCGTRGVGKTSMARLFARALNAPDTVEDAPRAEGVAYPPEDVQERMAQAIMSGQDMNVVEIDGASNNSVDNARQLIANAGLSPTANALYKIYIIDEVHMLSGAAFNALLKTMEEPPPHVKFILCTTEAHKVPPTIQSRCQRFEFRDIPTAQIAEHLRGVLDGEQTQASDEVLWQVARLGRGSMRDALSLMDRLLATGENPLTPRVLSDMLGLPQQSLVTGLVSAMAAGDLPGTLEGTAELLGRGVGQDQLTEVLIEFLRNLMLIAACGPGSELVELSEDVKPEAAELAERFDAAGLVHMMTLLENLQRSAKSSPTPRALLDATVVRLALSEKVADVAGLLAGPGGPGGPDGPGGKKKA
- the rpsO gene encoding 30S ribosomal protein S15, which codes for MSITTARKKEVIADSQRSANDSGSPEVQISILTERIKSLTEHLKQHRHDFSSQRGLLQMVSRRRRLLTYLQRKDRPGYQALITKLGLRR